The following are from one region of the Osmerus mordax isolate fOsmMor3 chromosome 1, fOsmMor3.pri, whole genome shotgun sequence genome:
- the sfmbt1 gene encoding scm-like with four MBT domains protein 1 yields MSHEPLESDGDSGQDVSDFSWDDYLEENGAVSVPHHAFKHVDQGLQTGLTPGMKLEVCVRSEPDGPYWVASIITTCGQLLLLRYEGYQDDRRADFWCDIMTADLHPLGWSRKQGKVMKAPEGVREKHPDWEALLERALAEECSAPANLLEGPQRGKDPVDLLSPGCSVEVQDSQDPAVAWAAEVEENVGGRLRLRLFGTEGLPDPLSSLWLYYFHPRLHPPGWAKENACTLRPHTDLIPLCKEEEWEDVRQRIRDHAEDVALTEEFSKDRPAISTHCFTDGMKLEAVDPAAPFCISPATVVKVFNEQYFLVKMDDLRCDEGPEDSGRSFLCHRNSPGIFPAQWSLKNGVPLSSPKGYQGQDFDWADYLKQCEAEAAPQHCFPTDQTDHSFKETMKLEAVNPLSPEHIHVATVTKVKGQHMWLSLEGLKQPMPELIVHVDSLDIFPVSWCETNGYPLLYPIKPKVEKQRRIAVVQPEKHRALPKSTSPDSFKQQSASQSETGQGNGKYCCPKIYFNHRCFSGPYLNKGRIAELPQFIGPGNCVLVLKEVLTLLINSAYKPSRVLRELQLDQEGRWHGHGETLKAKYKGKSYRATVEIVRTADRVADFCRKTCIKLECCPNLFGPRMVLEHCSENCSVLTKTKYTYYYGKKKSKRVGRPPGGHSNLEGGAKRRGRRRKRRKQLFVHKKRRSSASLDNTPAGSPQGSGEEEDLDDDDSLSEDSGSELQDDLQDDSEYSAGKSQPPTPSPSPPATPRPTRRRRKPRSPSFSDDENRPPSPKSSKTEVPPKLCLDTSPLEWSVTDVVRFIKTTDCAPLARIFLDQEIDGQALLLLNLPTVQECMDLKLGPAIKLCHHIERVKLAFYQQFAT; encoded by the exons ATGAGCCATGAGCCTCTGGAGTCTG ATGGAGACTCTGGTCAGGATGTGTCTGACTTCAGCTGGGATGACTATCTAGAGGAGAATGGGGCAGTGTCTGTTCCCCATCATGCCTTTAAACAT GTGGACCAGGGCCTACAGACAGGCTTGACCCCGGGCATGAAGCTGGAGGTATGTGTACGCTCAGAGCCAGATGGACCTTATTGGGTGGCCTCCATCATTACTACCTGCGGCCAGCTGTTGTTGCTGCGCTACGAAGGGTACCAGGATGACCGTCGCGCTGACTTCTGGTGTGACATCATGACAGCGGACCTTCATCCGCTTGGATGGAGCAGGAAGCAGGGCAAAGTCATGAAGGCTCCTGAAG gTGTGCGTGAGAAACACCCGGACTGGGAGGCCCTGCTGGAGAGGGCCCTGGCAGAGGAGTGCAGCGCACCTGCCAACCTGCTGGAAGGG CCCCAGCGTGGGAAGGACCCAGTGGATCTGCTGAGCCCAGGCTGCAGTGTGGAGGTGCAGGACAGCCAAGACCCTGCGGTGGCCTGGGCTGCAGAGGTTGAGGAGAATGTGGGGGGCAGGCTAAGACTGCGCCTGTTTGGCACAGAGGGACTCCcagatcctctctcctccctctggctcTACTATTTCCACCCACGCCTCCACCCACCTGGCTGGGCTAAGGAGAACGCCTGCACCCTTAGGCCACATACAG ACCTCATCCCCCTGTGCAAGGAAGAAGAGTGGGAAGATGTGAGACAGCGAATCAGAGATCATGCTGAGGATGTGGCACTGACTGAAGAGTTCTCCAAG GACCGACCTGCAATCTCAACCCACTGCTTTACCGACGGGATGAAACTGGAAGCTGTCGACCCTGCTGCCCCTTTCTGTATCAGTCCTGCCACAGTCGTCAAG GTGTTCAATGAGCAGTACTTCCTTGTGAAGATGGATGATCTCCGTTGTGATGAAGGGCCAGAGGACAGTGGGAGATCCTTCCTGTGCCACAGAAACAGTCCTGGGATCTTTCCTGCTCAGTGGAGCCTCAAGAACGGGGTCCCTCTCAGCTCCCCAAAAG GATACCAGGGGCAGGACTTTGACTGGGCTGACTACCTTAAACAGTGTGAGGCTGAGGCAGCTCCACAGCACTGTTTCCCCACA GACCAGACAGACCACAGCTTTAAGGAAACCATGAAACTGGAGGCAGTGAACCCTCTCTCGCCTGAGCACATTCATGTTGCAACAGTCACCAAGGTCAAAGGGCAGCACATGTGGCTTAGCCTGGAAG GGCTTAAGCAGCCAATGCCAGAGCTGATAGTTCACGTGGACTCATTAGACATCTTTCCTGTCAGCTGGTGCGAGACAAATGGctaccccctcctctatcccatAAAGCCTAAAG TTGAAAAGCAGAGACGGATTGCTGTGGTGCAACCTGAGAAACA CCGAGCCCTGCCCAAATCCACGTCACCTGACTCTTTTAAgcagcagtcagccagccaatcagagacag GACAAGGAAATGGAAAGTATTGCTGCCCCAAAATCTACTTCAACCACCGGTGTTTCTCTGGGCCTTACCTGAACAAGGGGCGCATTGCTGAGCTGCCCCAGTTCATTGGCCCAGGCAACTGTGTACTGGTCCTCAAAGAG GTGTTGACCCTGCTGATTAACTCAGCCTACAAGCCCAGCCGTGTGCTGAGGGAGCTGCAGCTGGACCAGGAGGGGCGCTGGCATGGCCACGGGGAGACGCTGAAAGCCAA GTACAAAGGCAAGAGTTACCGTGCCACGGTGGAGATAGTGCGCACTGCAGACCGTGTTGCTGACTTCTGTAGGAAAACCTGCATCAAGCTGGAGTGCTGCCCTAACCTGTTTGGACCACGCATGGTTCTGGAGCACTGCTCAGAGAATTGCTCTGTCCTCACCAAGACCAAATACA CCTATTACTATGGCAAGAAGAAGAGTAAGCGAGTGGGCCGGCCTCCTGGGGGTCACTCGAacctggagggaggagccaAGAGAcgagggaggcggaggaagaggagaaagcaACTCTTCGTACACAAGAAGAGACGTTCCTCAGCCTCACTGGATAACACGCCTGCTGGCTCACCACAG GGCAGTGGTGAGGAAGAGGATCTAGATGATGATGATTCTCTGAGTGAAGATTCTGGCTCAGAGCTCCAGGATGACCTCCAGGATGATTCTGAATATTCTGCCGGCAAGTCTCAACCCCCGACCCCGTCCCCTTCCCCACCTGCTACACCTAGGCCAACCCGTAGGCGCAGGAAACCTCGCTCCCCATCCTTCTCCGATGATGAGAACCGGCCTCCCTCGCCAAAG AGCTCCAAAACAGAGGTGCCACCGAAGCTGTGTTTAGATACAAGCCCTCTGGAGTGGAGTGTGACTGACGTAGTGCGTTTCATTAAGACCACTGACTGTGCTCCCTTGGCTCGCATCTTTTTGGATCAG GAGATTGATGGACAGGCTCTACTCCTGCTTAACCTCCCCACTGTACAGGAGTGCATGGACCTGAAGTTAGGGCCTGCTATTAAGCTTTGCCACCATATTGAAAGGGTCAAGCTGGCATTCTATCAGCAATTTGCTACATAG
- the LOC136948216 gene encoding inter-alpha-trypsin inhibitor heavy chain H3-like: MSGVEVYSVKVDCKVTSRFAHTVMTTSAMNKANSSQEIFFEVDLPKTAFITNFSMEIESQTYVGEVKEKEKAKKQYEKAISSGQTAGLVKASGRKMEKFSVSVNIAPNSNVTFTLTYEEMLQRRHGQYEILTRVKPKQLVHNFEIVADIYEPQGIAFLDAYGTFITNELLPLVEKTVTDTKAHVSFCPTMEQQRTCPNCDSTMMDGDFIIKYDVNRAKSLGDIQIVNGYFVHFFAPMDLPRVAKNVVFVIDRSGSMHGNKMKQTIVALQTILSDLHEEDFFGLVVFDDKITTWRDSLSKATKQNVMDAKLFVANIRDDGMTDINDAVLRAVDMLVKDKQNNLLPDRSVSMIILLTDGMPSWGVENIPQIQENVKNAIAGNMSLFCLGFGNDVDYSFLDVMARQNEGVARRIYEASDATVQLQGFYDEVASPLLSAVDMRYPDNIVNSLTTNHFPQLFNGSEIVVAGRLNDNDIDNFLVEVFAQGSENDFQVQGQASAQEWDVLYPEQEYIFGDFTERMWAYLTIQQLLEKRGSGTEEEKSNATAQALEMSLQYSFVTPLTSMVVTKPETEEGPVGPSIADKLTEEERQRIEQQGYLAPSLVSYNYRPSLSSPTYFVDGDPHFMIELPEREDALCFNIDDTPGTILNLVRDPQSGLLVNGQTIGDKKVAPDGKVNTYFGRFGIVHPGLGLRLEVTTQDITVFQDGKQAKLLWSDTATVKGPTVDLQVTKDRSLTVTIRDSVKFVVLLHKVWKGHPYHQDYLGFYTLDEHLLSSRVHGLLGQFYHGVQFEVRDLRPGEVPEKPDATMLVKGKELNVTRGWQRDFRRDLKKGEKVPCWFIHNNGTGLIDGDISDYVVSGVFKAI; this comes from the exons ATGTCTGGA GTGGAGGTGTATAGTGTGAAGGTGGACTGTAAGGTGACCTCTCGCTTCGCCCACACAGTCATGACCACCAGTGCCATGAACAAGGCCAACTCTTCACAGGAAATCTTTTTTGAAGTGGACCTGCCCAAGACCGCCTTCATCACTAACTTCAGCAT GGAGATTGAAAGTCAGACGTATGTGGGTGaggtgaaagagaaggaaaaagccAAGAAGCAGTATGAGAAAGCTATTTCATCAGGGCAGACTGCAGGCCTGGTCAA GGCATCaggaagaaagatggagaagtTCTCTGTATCTGTGAACATTGCACCCAACAGTAATGTCACATTCACTCTGACTTATGAGGAGATGCTTCAACGTCGTCATGGCCAGTATGAGATCTTAACCCGGGTCAAACCAAAACAACTGGTCCACAACTTTGAG ATTGTAGCAGACATCTATGAACCCCAGGGCATTGCCTTCCTGGACGCCTACGGGACCTTCATCACTAATGAACTGCTCCCCCTGGTAGAGAAGACTGTTACTGACACTAAG GCGCATGTGTCCTTCTGTCCAACAATGGAGCAACAGAGGACATGTCCAAACTGTGATAGCACGATGATGGATGGAGATTTCATCATCAAATATGATGTAAATCGAGCTAAAAGTCTGGGAGACATTCAG ATAGTGAATGGGTACTTTGTTCACTTCTTTGCTCCAATGGATTtacccagagtggcaaaaaatGTGGTGTTTGTGATCGATAGGAGTGGGTCCATGCATGGAAACAAAATGAAACAG ACAATAGTTGCACTGCAGACTATCCTCAGTGACCTACATGAGGAGGACTTCTTTGGCCTGGTCGTGTTTGACGACAAAATCACTACATGGAGGGATTCTTTAAGTAAGGCCACAAAGCAGAACGTGATGGACGCAAAGTTGTTTGTTGCAAACATACGTGATGATGGAA TGACTGACATAAACGATGCAGTGCTGAGGGCAGTGGACATGTTGGTCAAAGACAAGCAGAATAACTTGCTCCCAGATAGGAGTGTGTCCATGATAATCTTACTGACTGATGGAATGCCCAGCTGGG gagTTGAGAATATCCCACAGATCCAAGAAAATGTAAAGAACGCTATTGCTGGGAATATGTCTCTTTTCTGTCTGGGTTTTGGGAACGACGTGGACTACTCCTTCCTGGACGTGATGGCCAGGCAGAATGAAGGAGTTGCCCGGAGGATCTACGAAGCCTCGGATGCCACTGTCCAGCTCCAG ggTTTCTATGATGAAGTGGCTAGTCCCCTACTCTCAGCAGTGGACATGCGGTACCCTGATAACATTGTCAACTCCCTGACCACAAACCACTTCCCCCAACTGTTCAATGGGTCTGAGATTGTCGTGGCGGGCCGACTGAATGACAATGACATTGATAATTTCCTGGTGGAAGTGTTTGCACAAGGG AGTGAGAACGACTTCCAGGTCCAGGGTCAGGCCAGTGCCCAAGAGTGGGACGTCCTCTACCCAGAGCAGGAGTACATCTTCGGGGACTTCACAGAGCGCATGTGGGCCTATCTTACCATCCAacagctgctggagaagag AGGAAGTGGCACTGAAGAAGAGAAAAGCAACGCCACGGCCCAGGCCCTGGAGATGTCTCTCCAGTATAGCTTTgtcactcccctcacctccatgGTGGTCACCAAGcctgagacagaggaggggccaGTAGGCCCCTCCATTGCAGACAAGCTGACTGAGG AGGAAAGACAAAGAATAGAGCAACAAG GTTATCTTGCACCCAGCTTGGTGAGTTATAACTATCGCccatcattatcatcaccaaCATACTTTG TGGATGGAGACCCCCACTTCATGATTGAGCtgccagagagggaggatgCGCTGTGCTTTAACATCGATGACACACCAGGGACCATCTTGAATCTGGTTAGGGACCCACAGTCAG GTCTTCTTGTTAACGGGCAGACCATTGGCGATAAGAAAGTGGCTCCAGATGGCAAAGTCAACACCTATTTTGGGCGTTTTGGCATAGTCCACCCAGGACTAGGCCTGAGACTGGAGGTGACCACTCAGGACATCACTGTGTTTCAAGATGGCAAGCAGGCCAAGCTGCTGTGGTCCGACACCGCCACTGTCAAAGGACCCAC TGTGGACTTGCAGGTGACCAAAGACCGCAGTCTGACAGTCACCATTAGAGATTCAGTGAAGTTTGTGGTCCTCCTTCACAAGGTGTGGAAGGGGCACCCCTATCACCAGGACTACCTGGGCTTCTACACCCTGGACGAACACCTTCTCTCTTCCAGGGTCCATGGCCTGCTAG GCCAGTTTTATCATGGGGTACAGTTTGAGGTGAGGGACCTGCGCCCAGGAGAAGTCCCAGAGAAACCAGATGCAACCATGTTGGTGAAGGGAAAGGAGCTCAATGTGACAAG GGGGTGGCAGCGGGACTTCAGGAGAGATCTAAAGAAGGGTGAGAAAGTTCCCTGCTGGTTCATCCACAACAACGGAACTGGCCTCATAGATGGAGACATCTCAGACTACGTTGTGTCAGGGGTCTTCAAGGCAATCTAA
- the mustn1b gene encoding musculoskeletal embryonic nuclear protein 1b has translation MSQPAEVKKKKRPVMKEEDLKGARSKLGLKGEVKSKTYEVMAECERMGKVAPSVFSGARSGGETALEKPVAKTPGASVFGK, from the exons ATGTCACAG CCTGCTGAGGTAAAGAAGAAGAAGCGTCCAGTAATGAAGGAGGAGGATCTGAAAGGAGCACGTAGTAAACTGGGCCTGAAGGGCGAGGTCAAGAGTAAGACCTATGAGGTCATGGCAGAATGTG AGCGTATGGGGAAGGTGGCTCCCTCTGTGTTCAGTGGCGCGAGGTCTGGTGGAGAAACTGCACTGGAGAAGCCTGTTGCTAAAACACCTGGAGCCAGTGTGTTTGGCAagtag
- the stimate gene encoding store-operated calcium entry regulator STIMATE — MVVSGVAHVLSQAGDVAIPGAGMSAISSPNTSVSASPTPDPNTRGCENGDLMDSFGIFLQGLLGVVAFSTLMLKRFREPKHERRPWRIWFLDTSKQAIGMLFIHFANVYLSDLTEEDPCSLYLINFLLDASLGMLLIYAGVRAVSAVVEWRQWDSLRFGEYGEPVQCTAWAGQCALYILIMMFEKVLIILVLLIPQWKKLSLLNPINNPQLELAIVMLIVPFFVNALMFWVVDNFLMKKGRTKAKLEEREVGEDPRGSSKVRYRRALSHDDSESEILFSADDEMDDSDEDDVRRLTSHKTVKKKKHRMGIPV; from the exons ATGGTGGTTAGCGGGGTTGCACATGTTTTGTCCCAAGCCGGGGATGTGGCTATCCCAGGAGCCGGGATGTCTGCTATATCGTCGCCAAACACGTCGGTATCCGCCAGTCCCACGCCAGACCCAAACACCCGCGGCTGCGAGAACGGTGACTTGATGGACTCTTTTGGCATCTTCCTTCAAGGCCTGCTAGGAGTCGTGGCCTTCAGCACACTTATGT TGAAGCGCTTCAGGGAGCCCAAGCATGAGAGAAGACCATGGAGAATTTG GTTCCTGGATACATCAAAACAGGCCATTGGAATGCTATTTATACACTTTGCCAATGTCTACCTGTCTGACCTTACAGAGGAAGACCCCTgctcttt aTACCTCATCAACTTCCTGCTAGACGCGTCTCTGGGCATGCTGCTGATCTACGCTGGCGTGAGGGCAGTCAGCGCCGTGGTCGAGTGGCGGCAGTGGGACTCTCTTCGCTTTGGGGAGTACG GGGAGCCCGTGCAGTGCACGGCATGGGCAGGTCAGTGTGCTCTCTACATCCTCATCATGATGTTTGAGAAGGTCCTCATCATCCTGGTTCTGCTAATTCCTCAGTGGAAGAAG CTGTCTCTCCTTAACCCCATAAACAACCCTCAGTTGGAGCTTGCAATCGTCATGCTCATCGTTCCGTTCTTCGTTAAC GCCCTGATGTTCTGGGTTGTAGATAACTTCCTGATGAAGAAGGGAAGGACAAAAGCCAAGCTGGAGGagcgggaggtgggggaggacccTCGAGGGAGCAGCAAGGTGCGCTACAGACGGGCGCTCTCCCATGACGACTCGGAGTCGGAG ATCCTGTTTTCAGCCGATGATGAGATGGATGACTCGGATGAGGATGATGTTCGCAGACTCACCAGCCACAAGACTgtcaaaaagaaaaaacaccGCATGGGAATTCCTGTTTGA